The following proteins are encoded in a genomic region of Ictalurus punctatus breed USDA103 chromosome 15, Coco_2.0, whole genome shotgun sequence:
- the zfp64 gene encoding zinc finger protein 64 isoform X3, whose protein sequence is MERHMLTHTGDRPFECELCHKRFSRRDKLNLHSRSHTGEKPHKCKHCTYAAADSSSLKKHLRVHYDERPFKCQICPYASRNSSQLTVHLRSHTGDAPFQCGECGAKFKINSDLKRHTRVHSGEKPYACELCDYRCAMKANLKSHARLRHGAYACSECDFQCTAKAALRAHSRQHAPARPLRCSCCPYSCTSKGALKRHERVHSDERPFTCHRCPFASKQRANLLVHMRKCHGEKVLDGLSKSAKRGKAGDESPNPAGSRYRVRLEAARAFRCNLCDASFVREDSLRSHKRQHNNTEKQLRLAQTPNSAAKPTDKGPEQVSLTLTNGSVPSYGNAQLKIFVAPPLGQEGTYIQAAVDVPSSKPGTVLLSSEGQNVILNPIIQQVSLLTPVQHMTPPEGSLEHQTVLLTHISGSEENPLLQTNVSSQTPIETQTFISSTSSSESSHAFITACSDLDSLHALIQQGGAEVTVVTEGHASITTAATARSTFDSPLNVERPPSEDDLKQSGERNPALDDGLVVPDINIEPSSSLLVHNVTLSISEQDQQAPIYQLSPHQIFSDSNPPDRIED, encoded by the exons ATGGAAAGGCACATGCTAACTCATACCG GCGACAGGCCGTTTGAGTGTGAACTGTGCCACAAACGCTTCAGCCGGCGGGACAAGCTGAACCTGCACAGCCGCTCACACACCGGGGAAAAGCCACACAAGTGCAAGCACTGCACATACGCCGCCGCAGACAGCAGCAGCCTGAAAAAGCACCTGCGTGTGCACTACGACGAGAGGCCCTTCAAGTGCCAGATCTGCCCATACGCCAGCCGCAACTCCAGCCAACTCACCGTGCACCTGCGCTCACACACAG GTGATGCCCCATTCCAGTGCGGTGAGTGTGGTGCCAAATTCAAAATCAACTCGGACTTGAAGCGTCACACACGTGTGCACTCGGGTGAGAAGCCGTATGCGTGCGAGCTGTGCGACTACCGCTGTGCCATGAAGGCCAACCTGAAATCGCATGCCCGGCTGCGCCATGGTGCTTACGCCTGCTCAGAATGTGACTTCCAGTGCACAGCCAAGGCGGCACTGCGTGCACACTCCCGCCAGCACGCACCCGCCCGTCCCCTACGCTGCAGCTGCTGCCCATACTCCTGCACGAGCAAGGGGGCACTCAAGAGACACGAGCGTGTGCACTCGGATGAGCGCCCATTCACCTGTCACCGCTGCCCCTTCGCCAGCAAACAGCGTGCCAACCTGCTCGTCCACATGAGGAAGTGCCATGGTGAGAAAGTTCTAGATGGGCTCAGCAAAAGTGCCAAACGTGGAAAAGCAGGAGATGAGTCACCCAATCCTGCAGGTTCACGGTACCGGGTGAGGCTCGAAGCAGCGCGGGCGTTCCGCTGCAACCTGTGCGATGCGTCGTTTGTGAGAGAAGATTCGTTGCGAAGTCATAAGAGGCAACATAATAACACAGAAAAACAGCTGAGACTCGCACAGACACCAAATAGTGCTGCGAAACCAACAGATAAAGGGCCCGAGCAGGTTTCGTTGACGCTCACAAACGGGTCGGTTCCTTCCTATGGAAACGCGCAGCTCAAGATCTTTGTAGCGCCTCCTCTAGGTCAGGAAGGAACGTACATCCAGGCAGCAGTGGACGTCCCGTCTTCTAAACCCGGAACAGTTCTGCTTAGTTCAGAAGGCCAGAATGTAATTCTCAACCCTATCATACAGCAGGTTAGCCTGTTAACCCCAGTGCAACACATGACCCCACCAGAAGGCAGCCTCGAGCACCAGACCGTCTTACTAACTCATATCAGTGGCAGTGAAGAAAACCCTCTACTACAGACAAATGTTTCTTCTCAAACCCCAATAGAGACTCAGACCTTTATCAGTTCCACTTCATCTTCAGAAAGCAGCCACGCGTTCATCACGGCATGCTCGGACCTTGACAGCCTGCACGCCCTCATCCAGCAGGGCGGCGCTGAGGTCACTGTGGTCACCGAGGGCCACGCCTCCATCACTACAGCAGCGACAGCACGCTCCACCTTCGACTCTCCACTGAACGTTGAAAGGCCACCATCTGAGGATGACCTGAAGCAATCAGGAGAGAGGAATCCAGCTCTGGACGATGGTTTGGTTGTGCCTGATATAAACATTGAGCCGTCTAGTTCCCTTCTTGTACACAATGTTACCTTGTCAATCTCAGAGCAGGATCAGCAGGCACCCATCTACCAGCTCTCACCCCATCAGATCTTCTCCGACTCTAATCCACCAGACCGGATTGAGGACTGA
- the zfp64 gene encoding zinc finger protein 64 isoform X1 has product MASFSRDEMNHLLMEVSPDIHICGFCKQQYNNYEVFLAHKQNGCQLHTTDISVTSTGAAETVQEFPLEEGLQTCVSKAVKKTVKTQKPASKKLKPALTQKRRICSFSGCTFKTQYGQKDMERHMLTHTGDRPFECELCHKRFSRRDKLNLHSRSHTGEKPHKCKHCTYAAADSSSLKKHLRVHYDERPFKCQICPYASRNSSQLTVHLRSHTGDAPFQCGECGAKFKINSDLKRHTRVHSGEKPYACELCDYRCAMKANLKSHARLRHGAYACSECDFQCTAKAALRAHSRQHAPARPLRCSCCPYSCTSKGALKRHERVHSDERPFTCHRCPFASKQRANLLVHMRKCHGEKVLDGLSKSAKRGKAGDESPNPAGSRYRVRLEAARAFRCNLCDASFVREDSLRSHKRQHNNTEKQLRLAQTPNSAAKPTDKGPEQVSLTLTNGSVPSYGNAQLKIFVAPPLGQEGTYIQAAVDVPSSKPGTVLLSSEGQNVILNPIIQQVSLLTPVQHMTPPEGSLEHQTVLLTHISGSEENPLLQTNVSSQTPIETQTFISSTSSSESSHAFITACSDLDSLHALIQQGGAEVTVVTEGHASITTAATARSTFDSPLNVERPPSEDDLKQSGERNPALDDGLVVPDINIEPSSSLLVHNVTLSISEQDQQAPIYQLSPHQIFSDSNPPDRIED; this is encoded by the exons ATGGCATCCTTCAGCAGAGACG aGATGAATCATTTGCTGATGGAGGTGAGTCCTGACATCCATATCTGTGGCTTCTGCAAGCAGCAGTACAACAACTATGAGGTGTTTCTTGCACACAAGCAGAATGGCTGTCAGCTTCATACCACAGACATCTCAGTCACAAGTACTGGAGCTGCTG AAACTGTGCAAGAGTTTCCTTTGGAGGAGGGATTGCAGACCTGTGTGTCAAAGGCCGTGAAGAAGACGGTAAAAACCCAGAAACCAGCCTCCAAAAAGCTGAAACCTGCACTCACCCAAAAGCGACGCATTTGCAGCTTCTCGG GTTGTACATTCAAAACCCAGTATGGCCAGAAGGACATGGAAAGGCACATGCTAACTCATACCG GCGACAGGCCGTTTGAGTGTGAACTGTGCCACAAACGCTTCAGCCGGCGGGACAAGCTGAACCTGCACAGCCGCTCACACACCGGGGAAAAGCCACACAAGTGCAAGCACTGCACATACGCCGCCGCAGACAGCAGCAGCCTGAAAAAGCACCTGCGTGTGCACTACGACGAGAGGCCCTTCAAGTGCCAGATCTGCCCATACGCCAGCCGCAACTCCAGCCAACTCACCGTGCACCTGCGCTCACACACAG GTGATGCCCCATTCCAGTGCGGTGAGTGTGGTGCCAAATTCAAAATCAACTCGGACTTGAAGCGTCACACACGTGTGCACTCGGGTGAGAAGCCGTATGCGTGCGAGCTGTGCGACTACCGCTGTGCCATGAAGGCCAACCTGAAATCGCATGCCCGGCTGCGCCATGGTGCTTACGCCTGCTCAGAATGTGACTTCCAGTGCACAGCCAAGGCGGCACTGCGTGCACACTCCCGCCAGCACGCACCCGCCCGTCCCCTACGCTGCAGCTGCTGCCCATACTCCTGCACGAGCAAGGGGGCACTCAAGAGACACGAGCGTGTGCACTCGGATGAGCGCCCATTCACCTGTCACCGCTGCCCCTTCGCCAGCAAACAGCGTGCCAACCTGCTCGTCCACATGAGGAAGTGCCATGGTGAGAAAGTTCTAGATGGGCTCAGCAAAAGTGCCAAACGTGGAAAAGCAGGAGATGAGTCACCCAATCCTGCAGGTTCACGGTACCGGGTGAGGCTCGAAGCAGCGCGGGCGTTCCGCTGCAACCTGTGCGATGCGTCGTTTGTGAGAGAAGATTCGTTGCGAAGTCATAAGAGGCAACATAATAACACAGAAAAACAGCTGAGACTCGCACAGACACCAAATAGTGCTGCGAAACCAACAGATAAAGGGCCCGAGCAGGTTTCGTTGACGCTCACAAACGGGTCGGTTCCTTCCTATGGAAACGCGCAGCTCAAGATCTTTGTAGCGCCTCCTCTAGGTCAGGAAGGAACGTACATCCAGGCAGCAGTGGACGTCCCGTCTTCTAAACCCGGAACAGTTCTGCTTAGTTCAGAAGGCCAGAATGTAATTCTCAACCCTATCATACAGCAGGTTAGCCTGTTAACCCCAGTGCAACACATGACCCCACCAGAAGGCAGCCTCGAGCACCAGACCGTCTTACTAACTCATATCAGTGGCAGTGAAGAAAACCCTCTACTACAGACAAATGTTTCTTCTCAAACCCCAATAGAGACTCAGACCTTTATCAGTTCCACTTCATCTTCAGAAAGCAGCCACGCGTTCATCACGGCATGCTCGGACCTTGACAGCCTGCACGCCCTCATCCAGCAGGGCGGCGCTGAGGTCACTGTGGTCACCGAGGGCCACGCCTCCATCACTACAGCAGCGACAGCACGCTCCACCTTCGACTCTCCACTGAACGTTGAAAGGCCACCATCTGAGGATGACCTGAAGCAATCAGGAGAGAGGAATCCAGCTCTGGACGATGGTTTGGTTGTGCCTGATATAAACATTGAGCCGTCTAGTTCCCTTCTTGTACACAATGTTACCTTGTCAATCTCAGAGCAGGATCAGCAGGCACCCATCTACCAGCTCTCACCCCATCAGATCTTCTCCGACTCTAATCCACCAGACCGGATTGAGGACTGA
- the zfp64 gene encoding zinc finger protein 64 isoform X2: MNHLLMEVSPDIHICGFCKQQYNNYEVFLAHKQNGCQLHTTDISVTSTGAAETVQEFPLEEGLQTCVSKAVKKTVKTQKPASKKLKPALTQKRRICSFSGCTFKTQYGQKDMERHMLTHTGDRPFECELCHKRFSRRDKLNLHSRSHTGEKPHKCKHCTYAAADSSSLKKHLRVHYDERPFKCQICPYASRNSSQLTVHLRSHTGDAPFQCGECGAKFKINSDLKRHTRVHSGEKPYACELCDYRCAMKANLKSHARLRHGAYACSECDFQCTAKAALRAHSRQHAPARPLRCSCCPYSCTSKGALKRHERVHSDERPFTCHRCPFASKQRANLLVHMRKCHGEKVLDGLSKSAKRGKAGDESPNPAGSRYRVRLEAARAFRCNLCDASFVREDSLRSHKRQHNNTEKQLRLAQTPNSAAKPTDKGPEQVSLTLTNGSVPSYGNAQLKIFVAPPLGQEGTYIQAAVDVPSSKPGTVLLSSEGQNVILNPIIQQVSLLTPVQHMTPPEGSLEHQTVLLTHISGSEENPLLQTNVSSQTPIETQTFISSTSSSESSHAFITACSDLDSLHALIQQGGAEVTVVTEGHASITTAATARSTFDSPLNVERPPSEDDLKQSGERNPALDDGLVVPDINIEPSSSLLVHNVTLSISEQDQQAPIYQLSPHQIFSDSNPPDRIED, encoded by the exons ATGAATCATTTGCTGATGGAGGTGAGTCCTGACATCCATATCTGTGGCTTCTGCAAGCAGCAGTACAACAACTATGAGGTGTTTCTTGCACACAAGCAGAATGGCTGTCAGCTTCATACCACAGACATCTCAGTCACAAGTACTGGAGCTGCTG AAACTGTGCAAGAGTTTCCTTTGGAGGAGGGATTGCAGACCTGTGTGTCAAAGGCCGTGAAGAAGACGGTAAAAACCCAGAAACCAGCCTCCAAAAAGCTGAAACCTGCACTCACCCAAAAGCGACGCATTTGCAGCTTCTCGG GTTGTACATTCAAAACCCAGTATGGCCAGAAGGACATGGAAAGGCACATGCTAACTCATACCG GCGACAGGCCGTTTGAGTGTGAACTGTGCCACAAACGCTTCAGCCGGCGGGACAAGCTGAACCTGCACAGCCGCTCACACACCGGGGAAAAGCCACACAAGTGCAAGCACTGCACATACGCCGCCGCAGACAGCAGCAGCCTGAAAAAGCACCTGCGTGTGCACTACGACGAGAGGCCCTTCAAGTGCCAGATCTGCCCATACGCCAGCCGCAACTCCAGCCAACTCACCGTGCACCTGCGCTCACACACAG GTGATGCCCCATTCCAGTGCGGTGAGTGTGGTGCCAAATTCAAAATCAACTCGGACTTGAAGCGTCACACACGTGTGCACTCGGGTGAGAAGCCGTATGCGTGCGAGCTGTGCGACTACCGCTGTGCCATGAAGGCCAACCTGAAATCGCATGCCCGGCTGCGCCATGGTGCTTACGCCTGCTCAGAATGTGACTTCCAGTGCACAGCCAAGGCGGCACTGCGTGCACACTCCCGCCAGCACGCACCCGCCCGTCCCCTACGCTGCAGCTGCTGCCCATACTCCTGCACGAGCAAGGGGGCACTCAAGAGACACGAGCGTGTGCACTCGGATGAGCGCCCATTCACCTGTCACCGCTGCCCCTTCGCCAGCAAACAGCGTGCCAACCTGCTCGTCCACATGAGGAAGTGCCATGGTGAGAAAGTTCTAGATGGGCTCAGCAAAAGTGCCAAACGTGGAAAAGCAGGAGATGAGTCACCCAATCCTGCAGGTTCACGGTACCGGGTGAGGCTCGAAGCAGCGCGGGCGTTCCGCTGCAACCTGTGCGATGCGTCGTTTGTGAGAGAAGATTCGTTGCGAAGTCATAAGAGGCAACATAATAACACAGAAAAACAGCTGAGACTCGCACAGACACCAAATAGTGCTGCGAAACCAACAGATAAAGGGCCCGAGCAGGTTTCGTTGACGCTCACAAACGGGTCGGTTCCTTCCTATGGAAACGCGCAGCTCAAGATCTTTGTAGCGCCTCCTCTAGGTCAGGAAGGAACGTACATCCAGGCAGCAGTGGACGTCCCGTCTTCTAAACCCGGAACAGTTCTGCTTAGTTCAGAAGGCCAGAATGTAATTCTCAACCCTATCATACAGCAGGTTAGCCTGTTAACCCCAGTGCAACACATGACCCCACCAGAAGGCAGCCTCGAGCACCAGACCGTCTTACTAACTCATATCAGTGGCAGTGAAGAAAACCCTCTACTACAGACAAATGTTTCTTCTCAAACCCCAATAGAGACTCAGACCTTTATCAGTTCCACTTCATCTTCAGAAAGCAGCCACGCGTTCATCACGGCATGCTCGGACCTTGACAGCCTGCACGCCCTCATCCAGCAGGGCGGCGCTGAGGTCACTGTGGTCACCGAGGGCCACGCCTCCATCACTACAGCAGCGACAGCACGCTCCACCTTCGACTCTCCACTGAACGTTGAAAGGCCACCATCTGAGGATGACCTGAAGCAATCAGGAGAGAGGAATCCAGCTCTGGACGATGGTTTGGTTGTGCCTGATATAAACATTGAGCCGTCTAGTTCCCTTCTTGTACACAATGTTACCTTGTCAATCTCAGAGCAGGATCAGCAGGCACCCATCTACCAGCTCTCACCCCATCAGATCTTCTCCGACTCTAATCCACCAGACCGGATTGAGGACTGA